A single Streptomyces sp. Edi2 DNA region contains:
- a CDS encoding aminoglycoside phosphotransferase family protein — protein sequence MISDPGTSPDAPRDFTAEGVEAVLREACEEARIDASGAELLRLGSNAVYRLPSAPVIVRIARDPNAATEMERAVQVACWLESQDYPATRVLPGVPQPLSAGGRVITFWESAQDREEYATVTELADLLRRLHWLEEPESLRLPYFDPFAKVWSSFEALDGVSADDAAFLEQRARRLSKDYDRLDFVLPYGLIHGDANIGNVLRDRSGQAIMIDLDGFCLAPREWDLILTAIYYDRFGWHDRSDYEGFVHHYGFDIMNWPGYSVLADVRELMMVLWMGQQVGSSEKSAAEFSRRMHALRTGGSRRDWSPF from the coding sequence ATGATCTCGGACCCCGGCACGAGTCCAGACGCACCGCGGGATTTCACGGCAGAGGGCGTGGAAGCCGTACTCCGCGAGGCGTGCGAAGAGGCCCGGATCGACGCGTCCGGGGCAGAGCTGCTGCGACTCGGATCGAACGCCGTCTACCGGCTGCCTTCCGCTCCGGTGATCGTCCGCATCGCGCGTGATCCAAATGCAGCGACGGAGATGGAGCGGGCCGTCCAGGTAGCCTGCTGGCTTGAGTCGCAGGACTACCCGGCAACGAGAGTGCTGCCCGGCGTGCCTCAGCCGCTGTCGGCCGGCGGCAGAGTCATCACGTTCTGGGAGAGCGCCCAGGACCGCGAGGAGTACGCGACGGTGACCGAGCTGGCAGACCTGCTGCGGCGGCTGCACTGGCTTGAGGAGCCGGAGTCGTTGCGTCTGCCGTACTTCGATCCGTTCGCCAAGGTGTGGTCCTCGTTCGAGGCACTCGATGGCGTCTCGGCGGACGACGCGGCATTCCTGGAGCAGCGGGCTCGGCGACTGAGCAAGGACTACGACCGGCTGGACTTCGTGCTGCCGTACGGCCTAATCCACGGTGATGCCAACATCGGCAACGTGCTGCGGGACCGCAGCGGCCAGGCCATCATGATCGACCTGGACGGCTTCTGCCTGGCACCGCGGGAGTGGGATCTGATCCTCACGGCGATCTACTACGACCGTTTCGGCTGGCATGACCGGAGTGATTACGAGGGCTTCGTCCATCACTACGGATTCGACATCATGAACTGGCCCGGCTACTCGGTGCTTGCCGATGTCCGTGAGCTGATGATGGTGCTGTGGATGGGCCAGCAGGTCGGCAGCAGTGAGAAGTCTGCCGCCGAGTTCAGCCGCCGGATGCATGCGCTCCGTACCGGGGGCAGCCGCCGGGACTGGAGCCCCTTCTAA
- a CDS encoding GYD domain-containing protein, translated as MPKFLIQATYTSEGTKGLLKEGASGRRAAVDQVVTALGGKVESVYFAFGEDDIVLIIDLPDPVSMAAISLTVKASGALHTRATPLLTVEEIDEAARRQVPFRAPSV; from the coding sequence ATGCCGAAGTTTCTGATCCAGGCCACCTATACGTCCGAGGGCACCAAGGGGCTGCTCAAGGAAGGCGCGAGTGGGCGCCGCGCTGCCGTCGACCAGGTCGTCACGGCCCTCGGCGGGAAGGTCGAGTCCGTGTACTTCGCCTTCGGAGAGGACGACATCGTGCTCATCATCGACCTCCCCGACCCGGTCTCCATGGCAGCCATCAGCCTCACCGTCAAGGCCAGCGGGGCCCTGCACACCCGGGCCACTCCCCTCCTCACCGTCGAGGAGATCGACGAGGCCGCCCGTCGGCAAGTCCCCTTCCGCGCCCCCAGCGTGTAG
- a CDS encoding toll/interleukin-1 receptor domain-containing protein, with protein sequence MDRQQREAEWDVFVSYSRSDADLVIPLARALRHRGLRVFVDDTAVEDFAGITATISHALARSKALLALYSEEYPRRRACQWELTYAFQAGQREGDPRRRILIINPERTADHVHPLELRDARHWPGIRGEGDADLLAARVSSYLEELTGPLGSAPGPAQPTWLPAPMPSGSRWFTGRLAEQWHLHTALHRHRAPLVSQAGQGRAAVVRGMPGIGKSLLAQEYALQFASSFPGGVYWFDLHTSGPDAAAHTLDAYFRQVRTVASALGIHTGTESLPALLSHLALALGERNMPFLWVLDGIPDGLPHEQLALLYGPHMLAATLLTTRSRHYGRSAEPLDLGPLPAPDAYDLLASRRRPTSQEEQEVAMDMLDDLGGHPVALDLVAERMAHENAARLRRLLHSNSTDALLRWERATSSGRSATRPPLPSALLPRSIKTRTPANDVLRMLAVAHPTALGEGPMEQTLSRVDGLRSAEAVHRVAEGTDNLIGEGTVRPPSPGDHTWSIHPLVARAVRRHDEDITRQEDLRQALLSVLVESWTAPMLEARSAPTTSQESPVRSQPPSSSHDVERVVAFDLQVELALRVGVQPLADGQGSLREALTSLHSVFTTARDGLHRLGPQASASRLPQLVAGLVNDLLRPFLSTWHPALEVHEATRPVAMSSIEHERSWERAAEMRGALAALRRPLTDITISLGELSGADLLTAVAE encoded by the coding sequence ATGGATCGGCAGCAACGCGAGGCGGAGTGGGATGTCTTCGTCAGCTACAGCCGGTCCGACGCGGACCTCGTGATCCCTCTGGCCCGTGCCCTGCGCCACCGGGGGCTGCGCGTCTTCGTGGACGACACCGCGGTCGAGGACTTCGCCGGCATCACGGCCACCATTTCCCATGCCCTCGCCCGTTCGAAAGCACTGCTCGCGCTGTATTCGGAAGAGTACCCGCGGCGGCGCGCCTGCCAGTGGGAACTGACCTACGCGTTCCAGGCCGGGCAACGCGAGGGGGACCCCCGCCGGCGCATCCTGATCATCAACCCGGAACGCACCGCCGACCATGTCCATCCCCTGGAACTGCGCGACGCCAGACACTGGCCCGGCATCCGCGGAGAAGGAGACGCCGACCTTCTGGCGGCCCGGGTCTCTTCGTACCTCGAGGAGCTGACGGGGCCGTTGGGAAGTGCGCCCGGTCCGGCGCAGCCGACGTGGCTGCCGGCCCCCATGCCGTCCGGCTCGCGGTGGTTCACCGGGCGCCTGGCCGAGCAATGGCACCTGCACACGGCTCTGCACCGCCATCGTGCGCCGCTCGTCTCGCAGGCCGGCCAGGGGCGTGCCGCGGTCGTGCGGGGCATGCCCGGTATCGGCAAGTCGCTGCTGGCGCAGGAGTACGCCCTGCAATTCGCCTCGTCCTTCCCCGGCGGGGTCTACTGGTTCGACCTGCACACAAGCGGTCCCGACGCAGCTGCTCACACGCTGGACGCCTACTTCCGCCAAGTGCGCACCGTGGCGTCAGCCCTCGGCATCCATACCGGCACCGAGTCATTGCCGGCTCTGCTCAGTCACCTGGCCCTCGCACTGGGCGAACGCAACATGCCTTTCCTGTGGGTGCTCGACGGAATTCCTGACGGGCTCCCTCACGAGCAACTTGCCCTCCTGTACGGACCGCACATGCTCGCGGCCACCCTTCTGACCACCCGATCCCGCCACTACGGCAGATCCGCCGAACCGCTCGACCTGGGCCCGCTGCCCGCTCCGGATGCCTACGACCTCCTCGCCTCACGCCGTCGGCCCACGAGCCAGGAGGAGCAAGAGGTCGCCATGGACATGCTCGACGACCTGGGCGGGCACCCCGTCGCCCTGGACCTGGTCGCCGAGCGGATGGCTCATGAGAACGCGGCGCGCTTGCGGCGCCTGCTGCACAGCAACAGCACCGATGCCCTGCTGCGCTGGGAACGTGCGACCTCCTCAGGACGCTCGGCTACCCGGCCCCCGCTGCCGTCCGCTCTGCTGCCGCGCAGCATCAAGACGCGCACCCCGGCCAATGACGTGCTGCGCATGCTGGCCGTGGCGCATCCCACCGCGCTGGGCGAAGGCCCCATGGAGCAGACCCTGTCCCGCGTCGACGGCCTCCGCTCCGCCGAAGCAGTGCACCGTGTCGCCGAGGGGACGGACAACCTGATCGGCGAGGGCACCGTCCGGCCGCCCAGCCCCGGCGACCACACATGGAGCATCCACCCTCTCGTCGCGCGAGCCGTGCGGCGTCACGACGAGGACATCACGCGCCAGGAAGACCTGCGTCAGGCTTTGCTCAGTGTCCTCGTGGAATCGTGGACGGCTCCTATGCTGGAAGCTCGAAGCGCTCCGACTACATCGCAGGAGTCTCCCGTGCGTTCCCAGCCGCCGTCCTCTTCCCACGACGTGGAGCGGGTAGTCGCGTTCGACCTTCAGGTCGAGTTGGCGTTGCGCGTCGGAGTACAGCCGCTGGCCGACGGCCAGGGCTCTCTCCGAGAGGCCCTTACCTCCCTCCACTCCGTTTTCACCACCGCACGGGACGGCCTCCACCGCCTCGGCCCGCAAGCCTCTGCCTCCCGCCTGCCGCAGCTGGTCGCCGGCCTCGTCAATGACCTGCTGCGCCCCTTCCTCAGCACATGGCACCCGGCACTGGAAGTCCATGAAGCCACCCGGCCCGTCGCCATGAGCAGCATCGAGCACGAACGCAGCTGGGAACGAGCCGCAGAGATGCGCGGCGCCCTGGCCGCCCTGCGCCGGCCCCTCACCGACATCACGATCAGCCTGGGCGAACTCTCGGGAGCCGATCTGCTCACCGCGGTCGCCGAATGA
- a CDS encoding SpoIIE family protein phosphatase, which yields MRTAGPFGSVGDQPDEGEPQRSGLLDLLGVAAVVLDSDGHIVLWSPQAEELFGYTAKEALGQYAGRLLVHEQHLDLVIRLFAEVMGTGSSWAGAFPIRHKDGSTRLVEFRNMRLLDVRGDLYALGIATDEAVLRQVERDVALSTRLVSQSPIGLAVFDTDLRYLAVNPALERMNGVPAEDHFGRSVREVLPLMDVDAVETALRQVLATGSPLVDAYTMGRTPADPGNEHAWSVSCYRLEDPGGRILGVAGLIVDVTDRHREATETARARRHLAMIADGTARIGTTLEVERTAGELADVTVPELADVAAVDVLDAVLDDGRPTTPGDHHALFRALAVRAAHPTEAVRAADPPGRLASYGPDRLVTQCVRTGRPILVSHVGERDLTRMARDPEAAALLARAGIHSYLTTPLIARGEVLGALCLSRARNPLPFDEDDLTLAAELADRAAVCIDNARLYQSLRNTAVTLQRSLLPDRPPHRTGLEIATRYQPAGTTSEVGGDWFDVVPLVADKTALVVGDVMGSGINAATTMGRLRTATSTLADLDIPPSDVLRHIDKITVGLEYYATCAYAVYDPHRAVCDIAIAGHLPPVLIRTGEPPELLDLPTGVPLGVGGVPFEATTFPLHPGDLLVLYTDGLVETRHQPIDARLDLLLRLLGTPDRSLEDTCDRLLDALRDPDDHDDVAVLIARPLRLEGPVPPTPS from the coding sequence ATGAGGACAGCCGGCCCCTTCGGATCCGTGGGCGATCAGCCCGACGAGGGAGAGCCGCAGCGCAGTGGGCTGCTGGATCTGCTCGGTGTCGCGGCGGTGGTGCTGGATTCCGACGGGCACATCGTCCTGTGGAGCCCGCAGGCCGAGGAGCTGTTCGGCTACACCGCGAAGGAGGCCCTGGGCCAGTACGCGGGCCGGCTGCTGGTCCATGAACAGCATCTGGACCTGGTGATCAGACTCTTCGCCGAGGTGATGGGCACGGGCAGCAGCTGGGCCGGTGCCTTCCCCATCCGGCACAAGGACGGCAGCACCCGGCTCGTGGAGTTCCGCAATATGCGGCTGCTGGACGTCCGGGGCGACCTCTACGCGCTGGGGATCGCCACCGACGAGGCGGTCCTGCGGCAGGTGGAACGGGATGTGGCCCTGTCCACGCGGTTGGTCTCGCAGTCCCCCATCGGCCTGGCCGTCTTCGACACCGACCTGCGCTACCTGGCCGTCAACCCCGCGCTGGAGCGGATGAACGGTGTGCCCGCCGAGGACCATTTCGGCCGGTCGGTCCGCGAGGTGCTGCCCTTGATGGACGTCGACGCGGTCGAGACCGCGCTGCGGCAGGTGCTGGCGACCGGCAGCCCCCTGGTCGATGCGTACACCATGGGACGCACCCCCGCCGATCCCGGCAACGAGCACGCCTGGTCCGTCTCCTGCTACCGGCTCGAGGATCCCGGCGGGCGGATCCTCGGGGTGGCCGGCCTGATAGTGGATGTCACCGACCGGCACCGCGAGGCCACCGAGACGGCCCGCGCCCGCCGGCATCTGGCCATGATCGCCGACGGCACCGCCCGTATCGGCACCACACTGGAGGTGGAACGGACCGCCGGCGAACTGGCCGACGTCACCGTGCCCGAGCTCGCCGACGTGGCGGCGGTGGACGTCCTGGATGCCGTCCTGGACGACGGCCGCCCCACGACACCCGGCGACCACCATGCGCTCTTCCGCGCCCTCGCGGTACGCGCCGCCCACCCGACCGAGGCGGTCCGCGCCGCCGATCCGCCCGGCCGGCTGGCCAGCTACGGGCCCGACCGGCTGGTCACCCAATGTGTGCGCACGGGCCGTCCCATCCTGGTTTCCCACGTCGGCGAGCGGGACCTGACGCGTATGGCACGCGACCCCGAGGCCGCCGCCCTGCTGGCCCGCGCCGGCATCCACAGCTACCTCACCACGCCGCTGATCGCCCGCGGCGAGGTACTGGGCGCGCTGTGTCTCTCCCGCGCGCGCAATCCGCTGCCCTTCGACGAGGACGACCTGACCCTCGCCGCCGAACTGGCCGACCGCGCCGCGGTGTGCATCGACAATGCCCGCCTGTACCAGAGCCTGCGCAATACGGCGGTGACCCTCCAGCGCAGCCTGCTCCCGGACCGCCCACCACACCGGACGGGACTGGAGATCGCCACCCGCTACCAGCCCGCCGGGACCACCAGCGAGGTCGGCGGCGACTGGTTCGACGTCGTCCCCCTGGTCGCGGACAAGACCGCCCTCGTCGTGGGCGATGTGATGGGCAGCGGCATCAACGCCGCCACCACCATGGGGCGCCTGCGCACCGCCACCTCCACCCTGGCCGACCTCGATATCCCGCCGAGCGACGTACTGCGCCACATCGACAAGATCACCGTCGGGCTGGAGTACTACGCCACCTGCGCATACGCCGTGTACGACCCGCACCGCGCGGTCTGCGACATCGCCATCGCCGGACACCTGCCCCCGGTGCTGATCCGCACCGGCGAGCCCCCTGAACTCCTCGACCTGCCCACCGGTGTACCCCTCGGCGTCGGTGGCGTCCCCTTCGAGGCCACCACCTTTCCCCTGCACCCCGGCGACCTGCTGGTGCTCTATACCGATGGTCTGGTCGAGACCCGTCACCAGCCCATCGACGCCCGCCTGGACCTCCTCCTCCGCCTCCTCGGTACCCCCGACCGCTCCTTGGAGGACACCTGCGACCGCCTCCTCGACGCCCTCCGGGACCCGGACGACCACGACGACGTCGCCGTCCTCATCGCCCGCCCCCTACGGCTCGAAGGGCCGGTTCCCCCCACGCCGTCCTGA
- the recQ gene encoding DNA helicase RecQ — MALADVEMVVDMDVEGASDASEAVQVLRRVFGYESFRGSQQEIIEHVIGGGDAVVLMPTGGGKSLCYQIPSLVRGGVGVVISPLIALMQDQVDALRALGVRAGFLNSTQDLEERRLVEAEFLAGELDLLYLAPERLRVEQTLSLLDRGKVSLFAIDEAHCVAQWGHDFRPDYLALSMLHERWPEVPRIALTATATEATHTEITSRLRMADARHFVASFDRPNIQYRIAAKSEPKKQLLELLRSEHAGDAGIIYCLSRASVEKTAQFLVENGIAAVPYHAGLDARTRAENQARFLREDGLTVVATIAFGMGIDKPDVRFVAHLDLPKSVEGYYQETGRAGRDGQPSTAWLAYGLQDVVQQRKMIDGSEGDEAHRRRLSAHLDAMLALCETVQCRRVRLLAYFGQESSACGNCDTCLAPPETWDGTVAAQKLLSTVVRLKRERGQKFGAGQIIDILTGKKTAKVIQFDHDGLSVFGVGDDLRDTEWRGVVRQLLAQGLLAVEGDYGTLVLTEASAEVLGGRREVPMRREPEKAARAAKAKTKSKRAAPVDLPEEALPVFEELRGWRGRTAKEQGVPAYVIFHDATLREIATIRPTTTAELGAISGVGENKLAKYGPQILDVLAGRETPGGEGAGSEGAGASAAGGAPAAGGAPAAGGAPAAAGAPASAGAKATAGSATTAGAAGAAGAAGAAGASRTPGGAPLGPEPDDEEAFPEPPDDIDW; from the coding sequence ATGGCTCTGGCGGACGTGGAAATGGTCGTGGACATGGATGTGGAAGGCGCATCGGACGCAAGCGAGGCGGTGCAGGTACTGCGCCGGGTGTTCGGGTACGAGTCGTTCCGCGGCAGTCAGCAGGAGATCATTGAGCACGTCATAGGGGGCGGGGACGCGGTCGTCCTGATGCCGACCGGTGGCGGCAAGTCGCTGTGCTATCAGATTCCCTCGCTGGTCAGAGGCGGTGTGGGGGTGGTCATCTCCCCCCTGATCGCGTTGATGCAGGACCAGGTCGATGCCCTGCGGGCGCTCGGGGTGCGGGCCGGATTCCTCAATTCGACCCAGGATCTGGAGGAGCGGCGGCTCGTCGAGGCCGAGTTCCTGGCCGGGGAGCTGGATCTGCTGTATCTGGCGCCCGAGCGGCTGCGGGTCGAGCAGACGCTGAGCCTGCTGGACCGGGGGAAGGTCTCGCTCTTCGCGATCGACGAGGCGCACTGTGTCGCGCAGTGGGGCCATGACTTCCGGCCGGATTACCTGGCGCTGTCGATGCTGCACGAGCGCTGGCCCGAGGTGCCGCGGATCGCGCTGACCGCCACCGCGACCGAGGCGACCCACACCGAGATCACCTCCCGGCTGCGGATGGCCGACGCCCGGCATTTCGTGGCGAGCTTCGACCGGCCGAACATCCAGTACCGGATCGCGGCGAAGAGCGAACCGAAGAAGCAGCTGCTGGAGCTGCTGCGCAGCGAGCATGCGGGGGACGCGGGGATCATCTACTGCCTGTCGCGGGCCTCGGTCGAGAAGACCGCACAGTTCCTGGTGGAGAACGGCATTGCGGCGGTGCCGTATCACGCGGGCCTCGACGCGCGGACGCGTGCCGAGAACCAGGCCCGCTTCCTGCGTGAGGACGGGCTGACCGTGGTCGCCACGATCGCGTTCGGCATGGGCATCGACAAGCCGGATGTGCGGTTCGTGGCGCATCTGGATCTGCCGAAGTCGGTGGAGGGCTACTACCAGGAGACGGGGCGCGCGGGGCGTGACGGGCAGCCGTCGACGGCCTGGCTGGCCTACGGGCTGCAGGACGTGGTGCAGCAGCGGAAGATGATCGACGGGTCGGAGGGGGACGAGGCGCACCGGAGGCGGCTGTCGGCCCATCTCGACGCGATGCTGGCGCTGTGCGAGACCGTGCAGTGTCGGCGGGTCCGGCTGCTGGCCTACTTCGGGCAGGAGAGCAGCGCATGCGGCAACTGCGATACGTGCCTGGCCCCGCCGGAGACCTGGGACGGCACGGTGGCCGCGCAGAAGCTGCTGTCCACGGTCGTCCGGCTGAAGCGTGAGCGCGGGCAGAAGTTCGGCGCGGGCCAGATCATCGACATCCTGACGGGGAAGAAGACCGCCAAGGTCATTCAGTTCGATCACGACGGGCTGAGCGTCTTCGGAGTGGGGGACGACCTCCGGGACACCGAATGGCGGGGCGTCGTACGGCAGTTGCTGGCTCAGGGGCTGCTCGCCGTCGAGGGTGATTACGGCACGCTGGTGCTCACGGAGGCGAGCGCCGAGGTGCTGGGCGGCCGGCGCGAGGTGCCGATGCGGCGGGAGCCGGAGAAGGCGGCGCGGGCGGCCAAGGCGAAGACGAAGAGCAAGCGGGCGGCACCGGTGGACCTGCCGGAGGAGGCCCTGCCGGTCTTCGAGGAACTGCGCGGCTGGCGGGGGCGTACGGCCAAGGAGCAGGGCGTGCCCGCGTATGTGATCTTCCACGATGCGACGCTGCGGGAGATCGCCACGATCCGGCCGACGACCACGGCCGAGCTCGGCGCGATCAGCGGGGTCGGCGAGAACAAGCTCGCGAAGTACGGACCGCAGATCTTGGATGTGCTGGCGGGACGGGAGACTCCCGGCGGAGAGGGCGCCGGCAGCGAGGGCGCCGGCGCGTCAGCGGCGGGCGGGGCTCCGGCGGCGGGCGGGGCTCCGGCGGCGGGCGGGGCTCCGGCGGCCGCAGGGGCACCGGCGTCTGCCGGGGCGAAGGCAACGGCCGGGTCGGCAACGACGGCCGGGGCTGCCGGGGCTGCCGGGGCTGCCGGGGCTGCCGGGGCGAGCAGAACGCCGGGGGGTGCTCCCCTGGGGCCGGAGCCTGACGACGAGGAGGCGTTTCCGGAGCCGCCGGACGACATCGACTGGTAA